The Bryobacteraceae bacterium genome includes a window with the following:
- a CDS encoding MarR family transcriptional regulator → MAGRTSRLQQEIRQTRPFRSVWHEAFLSVLKTADVFRRAVSDVLQPHGITAQQYNVLRILRGAEPEGLPTLAIAGRLIEETPGVTRLLDRLEARQLIRRTRCRKDRRQVLCRITPAGLRLLEQTDECILAPERNLARVWKASEARALIALMDRAREAMAGSRLPQNHPDQRSNR, encoded by the coding sequence ATGGCAGGACGTACCAGCCGGCTGCAGCAGGAGATCCGCCAGACGCGCCCGTTCCGGAGCGTCTGGCACGAGGCCTTTCTGTCGGTTCTGAAAACCGCCGACGTCTTCCGCCGCGCCGTCTCGGACGTCCTCCAGCCGCACGGCATCACGGCGCAGCAGTACAACGTCCTCCGCATCCTCAGGGGCGCGGAGCCCGAAGGACTGCCCACGCTTGCCATCGCCGGACGGCTGATCGAGGAAACGCCCGGCGTCACGCGGCTGCTGGACCGTCTGGAAGCCCGGCAGCTGATCCGCCGTACTCGTTGCAGGAAGGACCGCCGCCAGGTGCTCTGCCGGATCACCCCGGCGGGGCTGCGTCTGCTGGAGCAGACCGACGAGTGCATCCTAGCCCCAGAGCGGAATCTGGCGCGGGTCTGGAAGGCCTCCGAAGCGCGCGCCCTCATCGCCCTGATGGATCGCGCCCGCGAAGCCATGGCTGGTTCCCGCCTGCCGCAAAATCACCCAGATCAGAGGAGCAATCGATGA
- the purC gene encoding phosphoribosylaminoimidazole-succinocarboxamide synthase, which yields MPALMQSNIPELPLLARGKVRDIYAAGDDRLLLVATDRISAFDCVLPNPIPDKGRILTQISLFWFEFLKDLTPNHLITADVDEYPEPLRARRDQLEGRSMLVRRARMIEIECVARGYLAGSGWKEYRANGTVCGIPLPPGLRECSRLPEPLFTPAYKAQSGHDENIPFSKVESLAGKETAARLRDLTLGIYSRAAAYAESRGILLADTKFEFGWVGDTLVLADEVLTPDSSRFWPADAYEPGKPQPSFDKQYVRDYLESLAWDKQPPAPELPPDVVEKTAEKYHEAYRRLTGKPL from the coding sequence ATGCCCGCCTTGATGCAATCCAACATTCCGGAACTGCCGCTGCTGGCGCGCGGCAAAGTGCGTGACATTTACGCCGCTGGCGACGACCGCCTCCTGCTCGTCGCGACAGACCGCATCTCCGCCTTCGACTGCGTCCTGCCCAACCCCATCCCGGACAAGGGGCGCATTCTGACGCAAATTTCCCTGTTCTGGTTCGAGTTCCTCAAAGACCTCACGCCGAACCATCTCATCACCGCGGATGTCGACGAGTACCCGGAGCCGCTCCGCGCCCGGAGGGATCAGCTGGAAGGCCGTTCCATGCTCGTGCGGCGCGCCCGCATGATCGAAATCGAGTGCGTCGCCCGCGGCTATCTCGCAGGCTCGGGCTGGAAGGAATACCGCGCCAATGGCACAGTCTGCGGAATTCCCCTCCCTCCCGGATTGCGCGAGTGCAGCCGTCTTCCCGAGCCTCTCTTCACTCCCGCCTACAAGGCGCAGTCCGGCCACGACGAGAACATCCCCTTCTCGAAGGTCGAGTCTCTGGCCGGAAAAGAAACCGCGGCGCGGCTGCGCGATCTCACTCTCGGGATTTACTCCCGCGCGGCTGCCTACGCCGAAAGCCGCGGCATTCTGCTGGCCGACACGAAGTTCGAGTTCGGCTGGGTGGGCGACACGCTCGTGCTCGCCGATGAAGTGCTCACGCCCGACTCGTCCCGCTTCTGGCCCGCCGACGCCTACGAGCCCGGCAAGCCCCAGCCCTCCTTCGACAAGCAGTACGTGCGCGACTATCTGGAATCGCTCGCCTGGGACAAGCAGCCGCCTGCACCGGAGCTTCCGCCGGATGTCGTCGAAAAGACGGCCGAGAAATACCACGAAGCTTACCGCCGTCTCACCGGCAAGCCCCTATGA
- the glmU gene encoding bifunctional protein GlmU, with protein MRSDISVVILAAGLGTRMKSSLAKVLHRAAGAPLIEHVVRAARALAPPERIVVVTGHQAAEVEAAVAHHGVRFRLQAEQKGTGHALAVCQGQPGLDSGLLVVLYGDCPLLEPSTLQRLVGSHRASGAAATVLTARLSDPSGYGRILRDSQGRVAAIVEQKDASPEQLRIDEINSGIYCFNAETLWPCVARLQPSPVTGEIYLTDVIALLRQQGLFSVPYPVDDPAEVLGINTRADLADADRILRTRKNRALMLDGVTIEKPETVSIDLDVEIGRDSVIGPFAQLLGNTRVGAGARVGACSILVNAIIEDGAEVLPFCHIEDSRLASGARVGPYARLRMRSTVAAGAHVGNFVEMKNSTLGEGAKAMHLAYLGDSTIGPRANIGAGTITCNYDGFRKHPTTIGAGAFIGSNATLVAPVVIGDGSFVAAASIVTKDVPPDALAIGRAHQVNREGWASARRAKEKGGN; from the coding sequence ATGCGGTCCGACATCTCCGTCGTCATCCTCGCGGCCGGCCTCGGCACGCGCATGAAATCCTCCCTTGCCAAGGTCCTGCACCGCGCTGCAGGCGCGCCGCTCATCGAGCACGTCGTCCGCGCCGCCCGCGCCCTTGCGCCCCCTGAGCGCATCGTCGTCGTCACCGGCCATCAGGCGGCGGAGGTGGAAGCCGCCGTCGCCCATCACGGAGTCCGCTTCCGGCTGCAGGCAGAACAGAAGGGCACCGGCCACGCCCTCGCCGTCTGTCAGGGCCAGCCTGGTCTGGACTCAGGCCTCCTCGTCGTCCTTTATGGCGACTGCCCGCTGCTCGAGCCTTCCACGCTCCAGCGCCTCGTCGGCTCGCACCGCGCCTCCGGCGCCGCAGCCACCGTGCTCACCGCCCGCCTGTCCGATCCCTCCGGCTACGGCCGCATCCTGCGGGACTCTCAGGGCCGCGTGGCCGCCATTGTCGAACAGAAGGACGCCTCGCCGGAGCAGCTCCGGATCGACGAAATCAATTCCGGCATCTATTGTTTCAACGCGGAGACGCTCTGGCCCTGCGTCGCCCGCCTTCAGCCCAGCCCCGTCACTGGCGAGATCTACCTCACCGATGTCATCGCGCTGCTCCGGCAGCAGGGCCTGTTCAGCGTTCCTTACCCGGTGGACGACCCCGCCGAAGTGCTCGGCATCAACACGCGCGCCGATCTGGCCGACGCCGACCGCATCCTGCGCACCCGCAAGAACCGCGCCCTCATGCTCGACGGCGTCACCATCGAAAAACCCGAGACCGTCTCCATCGACTTGGATGTCGAGATCGGCCGCGACTCTGTCATCGGCCCCTTCGCACAGCTGCTCGGCAACACGCGCGTCGGCGCCGGCGCGCGCGTCGGCGCCTGCTCCATTCTCGTCAACGCCATCATTGAAGACGGCGCCGAGGTGCTGCCGTTCTGCCACATCGAGGATTCGCGGCTCGCCTCCGGCGCCCGCGTCGGCCCCTACGCGCGCCTCCGCATGCGCTCCACGGTCGCCGCCGGCGCGCATGTCGGCAATTTCGTCGAGATGAAAAACTCCACTCTCGGCGAGGGCGCCAAGGCCATGCACCTCGCCTACCTCGGCGACTCCACGATCGGCCCCCGCGCTAACATCGGCGCCGGCACGATCACCTGCAATTACGACGGCTTCCGCAAGCATCCCACCACCATCGGCGCCGGGGCCTTCATCGGCAGCAACGCCACTCTCGTCGCACCGGTCGTCATCGGCGACGGCAGCTTCGTCGCCGCCGCCAGCATCGTCACCAAGGACGTCCCGCCCGATGCCCTCGCCATCGGCCGCGCTCATCAGGTCAACCGCGAAGGCTGGGCCAGCGCCCGCCGCGCAAAGGAAAAAGGCGGGAATTAG
- a CDS encoding colicin V production protein, which yields MNWLDFLFLFMLLGSVVNGLRAGLSRILIGLAAAVAGLILAAWFYGAASTYLRPMIRSEAVAHIAAFLLIFIGVQAAGAILGHICASIFKWTGLGWLDRLMGAAGGALNAAFSAVVLVLIFSSFHLKPLENAIAGSRAAPYLLDAAQVLVYLCPRELRDDFAEARDRILEFWRRSGPAKNLPRDSA from the coding sequence ATGAACTGGCTCGACTTCCTGTTTCTGTTCATGCTTCTCGGATCGGTCGTCAACGGCCTGCGCGCCGGCCTGTCCCGCATCCTCATCGGTCTCGCCGCCGCGGTGGCCGGTCTCATCCTCGCCGCATGGTTCTACGGCGCCGCCTCCACATACCTGCGGCCGATGATCCGGTCCGAAGCCGTGGCCCACATCGCTGCCTTCCTGCTCATCTTCATCGGTGTTCAGGCCGCCGGCGCCATTCTCGGACACATCTGCGCGTCCATCTTTAAATGGACCGGGCTCGGCTGGCTGGACCGCCTGATGGGCGCCGCCGGGGGAGCCCTGAACGCCGCTTTCTCGGCCGTCGTGCTCGTCCTGATCTTTTCGTCCTTCCATCTCAAGCCGCTCGAAAACGCCATCGCCGGCTCCCGCGCCGCCCCGTACCTGCTCGACGCCGCCCAGGTCCTCGTCTATCTCTGCCCCCGCGAGCTGCGCGACGATTTCGCCGAAGCCCGCGACCGCATCCTCGAGTTCTGGCGCCGCTCCGGCCCCGCGAAGAACCTGCCCAGAGATTCCGCCTGA
- a CDS encoding polyisoprenoid-binding protein — protein MTKLKTLSALALFLAAAPAALAQSYTIDGAHSKAQFSVRHMMVSNVRGEFTKVKGTVVYDEKNPAAIKIDAVIDVASINTGEPKRDEHLKSPDFFDVAKYPTITFRSKSARKTANGLAVTGDLTIHGVTKEVVLQVEGPSPEVRDPWGNLRRGATATTKINRKDFGLTWNAALETGGVVVGEEVSITIDVEAMRPADKK, from the coding sequence ATGACGAAACTCAAAACCCTTTCCGCACTGGCTCTGTTTCTTGCCGCAGCGCCCGCGGCGCTCGCCCAGAGCTACACGATCGACGGCGCCCACTCCAAGGCGCAGTTTTCCGTCCGCCACATGATGGTGAGCAACGTCCGCGGCGAGTTCACGAAGGTGAAAGGCACGGTCGTCTACGACGAGAAGAACCCCGCCGCCATCAAGATCGATGCCGTCATCGACGTCGCCTCCATCAACACGGGCGAGCCCAAGCGCGACGAGCACCTGAAAAGCCCGGACTTCTTCGATGTCGCGAAGTATCCCACCATCACGTTCCGCTCGAAGAGCGCCCGCAAGACCGCCAACGGGCTGGCCGTCACCGGCGACCTCACCATTCATGGCGTGACGAAGGAAGTCGTCCTCCAGGTGGAAGGCCCCTCTCCGGAAGTGCGGGATCCGTGGGGCAACCTGCGCCGCGGCGCCACGGCGACGACAAAGATCAACCGGAAGGACTTCGGCCTCACCTGGAACGCCGCGCTCGAAACGGGCGGCGTTGTCGTGGGCGAGGAGGTCTCGATCACGATCGACGTCGAGGCCATGCGCCCCGCCGACAAGAAGTAG